From one Desmospora activa DSM 45169 genomic stretch:
- a CDS encoding c-type cytochrome codes for MEMVGSHWKRVAVLAGTVFLLAACVQENPPADEGADNNQDDSGGAVEQTTAENIYNNNCMSCHGQNLEGVSGPGLKEVGAKYSQEEIEEIIMNGKGRMPAIKQLSDENRAVLAEWLAEHK; via the coding sequence ATGGAAATGGTAGGATCCCATTGGAAAAGGGTTGCAGTATTGGCTGGTACGGTCTTTTTGCTGGCTGCATGCGTTCAGGAAAACCCACCGGCTGATGAAGGAGCAGACAACAATCAAGATGATTCCGGTGGTGCAGTGGAGCAAACGACCGCGGAAAACATCTATAACAACAACTGCATGAGCTGTCACGGACAAAACTTGGAAGGTGTTTCCGGTCCCGGCTTGAAAGAAGTGGGGGCGAAGTACTCCCAAGAGGAGATCGAAGAGATCATCATGAACGGAAAAGGGCGTATGCCTGCGATCAAACAACTATCGGACGAAAATCGGGCAGTACTGGCTGAGTGGTTAGCTGAGCATAAGTAA
- a CDS encoding enoyl-CoA hydratase/isomerase family protein, with product MEFNQITLEMGDGWTLLTINRPTVMNALNQETLREIEQALDQVEAQKKTGALILAGAGEKAFVAGADISELRQLQSASDAERLASWGQRLFSRLEEMPIPVIMAVNGYALGGGFELALSGDILLASERAQFGLPEIHLGVMPGYGGTQRLVRLVGKNTAKYYAMTGERMDADTALQLGIVQKVVPSADLLQEAKGLAAQLTAQAPIALRYIKQTINQGIETDLRTGLQLEASSFGLLFHTQDRMEGMNAFLEKRKPSFRGE from the coding sequence TTGGAATTTAACCAGATTACCCTGGAAATGGGGGATGGTTGGACACTTTTAACCATCAATCGACCCACGGTGATGAATGCGCTCAATCAGGAGACATTGCGGGAGATCGAGCAGGCATTGGATCAAGTGGAAGCGCAGAAGAAGACCGGTGCTCTCATTCTCGCCGGAGCCGGTGAGAAAGCGTTTGTGGCAGGGGCGGACATTTCGGAACTGCGTCAGCTTCAATCGGCAAGTGATGCGGAGCGGTTGGCATCTTGGGGACAGCGATTATTTAGCCGTTTGGAAGAAATGCCGATTCCGGTAATCATGGCTGTCAACGGCTATGCCCTCGGCGGCGGCTTTGAATTAGCCCTGAGTGGGGATATTCTATTGGCTTCCGAGCGGGCACAATTCGGATTGCCGGAAATTCACTTAGGTGTGATGCCCGGCTATGGAGGAACGCAGCGTTTGGTTCGTCTGGTGGGGAAAAACACCGCCAAATATTATGCCATGACAGGTGAGCGGATGGATGCCGATACGGCATTGCAACTGGGCATTGTACAAAAAGTGGTGCCGAGTGCTGACTTGTTGCAGGAAGCAAAAGGATTGGCCGCCCAGCTGACCGCACAAGCCCCGATCGCGCTTCGCTATATTAAACAGACGATCAATCAGGGAATAGAGACGGACCTAAGGACTGGATTGCAGTTGGAGGCTTCTTCCTTTGGGCTGCTGTTTCATACACAAGACCGCATGGAAGGGATGAATGCATTTCTGGAGAAGCGAAAACCTTCTTTTCGCGGCGAATAG